One part of the [Synechococcus] sp. NIES-970 genome encodes these proteins:
- a CDS encoding hypothetical protein (conserved hypothetical protein) — MAQNSPVPAPPQALPDELWGEQWRFGSIPAGDLWDMFGDRPLPILSLPEALQPVKLGLASNVLIPGTIIYGGRQSMPLALWLQDQQPQMMFYQETEANLAGGLILTGADTQRWVLMTFQDQAIASAGQRYQQRLQQAQGLHFLLVQPDDSDVTHTALWLLKA, encoded by the coding sequence ATGGCGCAAAATTCACCAGTACCAGCACCTCCTCAAGCTCTACCCGATGAATTATGGGGGGAGCAATGGCGTTTTGGGAGTATCCCCGCCGGAGATCTGTGGGATATGTTTGGCGATCGCCCGCTGCCCATTTTGTCACTGCCAGAGGCATTACAACCCGTGAAATTAGGTTTGGCCTCTAATGTACTGATTCCGGGGACAATTATCTACGGTGGCCGCCAGTCGATGCCATTGGCCTTGTGGCTTCAAGATCAGCAGCCCCAAATGATGTTTTACCAAGAAACAGAAGCGAATTTGGCCGGGGGGCTCATTCTCACTGGGGCTGATACCCAACGGTGGGTACTGATGACTTTTCAGGACCAGGCGATCGCCAGCGCCGGACAACGCTACCAACAACGATTGCAACAGGCCCAAGGGTTACACTTCCTCCTAGTCCAACCCGATGATTCAGATGTGACCCATACTGCCCTCTGGCTCCTCAAGGCATAG
- the mutM gene encoding formamidopyrimidine-DNA glycosylase — protein MPELPEVETVRRGLMQISLNQRFTGAEILLRKTLAHPTDPDHFLGAIRGLIIQDWQRRGKYLLGQLSDGSTLGVHLRMTGKFLWTTPDAPLQKHTRMRFFLAGDRELRFVDLRTFGQIWWVPSDIPVESVITGLTKLGIEPFSPGFTAEFLAEKCQKRHRPMKTFLLDQSIVTGLGNIYADEALFKSGIHPTRKASSLTTAEIKKLHRAIIEVIETSIAQGGTTFSDFVSTTGTNGNYGGMALTYGRTGEPCRACGHPIERIRLGGRSTHFCPQCQR, from the coding sequence ATGCCAGAACTTCCAGAGGTGGAAACCGTTCGTCGCGGTCTAATGCAAATCAGTTTGAATCAGCGCTTCACTGGGGCCGAGATTCTCTTGCGAAAAACCCTAGCTCACCCCACAGACCCTGACCATTTCCTTGGTGCCATTCGAGGGTTAATCATTCAAGATTGGCAGCGGCGCGGTAAATATCTTTTAGGGCAATTGTCAGACGGTTCAACCCTCGGAGTGCACCTGAGGATGACGGGAAAATTTCTCTGGACCACGCCGGATGCACCCCTACAAAAGCACACCCGCATGCGATTTTTTCTAGCAGGCGATCGCGAACTGCGATTCGTTGACCTGCGCACCTTTGGGCAAATCTGGTGGGTCCCCAGTGACATTCCGGTGGAATCAGTGATTACGGGACTGACAAAATTGGGAATCGAACCATTCTCCCCTGGATTTACGGCGGAGTTTCTCGCTGAAAAATGCCAAAAGCGCCACCGGCCAATGAAAACTTTTTTGCTCGACCAGAGCATTGTGACAGGCTTGGGGAATATCTATGCCGACGAGGCACTATTCAAATCGGGCATTCACCCCACGCGCAAGGCCAGTAGTTTAACAACGGCAGAAATTAAAAAACTGCATCGAGCGATCATTGAGGTGATTGAAACGTCCATTGCCCAAGGGGGAACCACATTTAGCGATTTTGTCAGCACCACAGGCACCAATGGTAACTACGGCGGCATGGCCCTCACCTATGGTCGCACTGGGGAGCCCTGTCGTGCCTGTGGCCACCCCATCGAACGGATTAGACTCGGCGGGCGATCAACTCATTTTTGTCCCCAATGTCAGCGTTAA
- the nblA gene encoding putative phycobilisome degradation protein: MSPETNLTLEQKLQVQIFETRTQDLSLEQAQEFLMEMFRQMLVKDNLFAKLTES; encoded by the coding sequence ATGTCCCCAGAAACGAATTTGACCCTCGAACAGAAGCTACAGGTCCAGATTTTTGAAACTCGCACCCAGGACCTGAGCCTAGAGCAAGCCCAAGAATTTTTAATGGAGATGTTTCGGCAAATGTTGGTGAAGGACAACTTATTTGCCAAATTGACAGAAAGCTAA
- a CDS encoding NAD dependent epimerase/dehydratase family protein, which produces MSKVVVTGAAGFIGSNLAETLLQQGVTVVGVDQVNDYYDPALKHKNLAALTQYQNFQLVEADIQHLNWEDLLQGVAVVYHQAAQAGVRASWGSNFRDYTERNINATQVILEAAKNLGTLERFVYASTSSVYGDAEAMPTPENIVPQPVSPYGITKLAAERLCGLYLKNYGVPVTSLRYFTVYGPRQRPDMAFHKFFRAAILGETIDIYGDGKQTRDFTYISDAVKANLLVAQEPKAIGEIFNVGGGSRVILNDVLDEIDQIVGQPMTRNYGDRVRGDARHTSADVTKAKVILGYAPQVTLAQGLRREWDWIQSLY; this is translated from the coding sequence ATGTCGAAGGTCGTTGTCACAGGCGCAGCGGGATTTATTGGCTCGAACCTTGCCGAAACCTTACTCCAGCAAGGGGTAACAGTGGTAGGCGTCGACCAAGTCAATGACTATTACGATCCAGCCCTCAAGCACAAAAATTTAGCGGCCCTTACCCAGTATCAAAATTTTCAACTGGTAGAAGCGGACATACAGCATCTCAACTGGGAAGATCTGCTCCAGGGGGTAGCAGTGGTCTATCATCAAGCAGCCCAAGCCGGGGTTCGAGCCAGCTGGGGGAGTAATTTTCGAGACTATACAGAACGAAATATCAATGCCACCCAAGTGATCCTAGAAGCCGCCAAAAATCTTGGCACCCTAGAACGCTTTGTCTATGCGAGCACATCTTCGGTTTACGGTGATGCGGAAGCAATGCCCACCCCAGAAAATATCGTGCCCCAGCCCGTTTCTCCCTACGGCATTACAAAACTGGCAGCGGAACGGCTCTGTGGGTTATATCTAAAAAACTACGGTGTGCCAGTCACTTCCCTGCGTTACTTTACGGTGTATGGCCCCAGGCAACGACCTGATATGGCTTTCCATAAGTTTTTTCGGGCGGCGATCCTGGGGGAAACCATTGACATCTATGGTGATGGCAAACAAACCCGCGATTTCACCTATATCAGTGACGCAGTCAAAGCGAATCTTTTGGTGGCCCAGGAACCGAAAGCGATTGGCGAGATTTTTAATGTTGGCGGTGGCAGTCGGGTGATCTTAAATGATGTGCTCGATGAAATTGATCAAATCGTCGGCCAGCCCATGACGCGGAACTACGGCGATCGCGTCCGGGGTGATGCCCGTCATACCAGCGCTGATGTGACTAAGGCGAAAGTGATTTTGGGTTATGCTCCCCAGGTGACGCTTGCGCAAGGACTACGGCGAGAATGGGATTGGATTCAAAGTCTTTATTAG